The genomic region CATAGCAGCTCGCTATATCAGTCTTAAGGATTCAGTGAGGGTTCTGCCAGCCGGCATTCTTATGGGTGGCTTTGTGATGACTATGGTTGTGATCCATGATTGGCATATCGCAGCTCTTATATTTTTGTTGATTGGAGCATTAAGTGGATTCTTTATTGTGCCATTAAATGCACTCCTTCAACATCGGGGTCATTTGCTTATTGGTGCAGGCCACTCGATTGCTGTGCAAAACTTTAATGAAAATATTGGGATTCTTTTATTAAGTGGTACTTACACATGGATGGTAAGAGAAGAATTTTCAATCAATACTATTATTATTCTTTTAGGTTTATTTGTCAGCGTCGCTATGCTGGCCATTTACAAACACTACAAAAAAATTATTTAGTGCAACTTAACTTGCGCTTCCGTTCTGCGTGTAATGATGCGAGCGAGTGTTTGAAGCGCTGTACTCATAAATCCATGAAGTGCCATCAAATGCATTTTATAAAGTGATTGGTACATAAGTCTTGCAATAAATCCTTCAATAAACATTGATCCGCCCATTAACGAGCCCATCAAATTACCTACGGTTGAATACTCCCCCATATTCACAAGAGAGCCGTAATCTTTATAAATGTATTGCGGTAAATTCACTTTACCTTTGACGCGCATCTTCATTGACTTGAAAAGAAGCGATGCTTGCTGATGCGCTGCTTGCGCTCTTGGTGGTACAAATTGATCGGTGCCATCAATGGGGCACGCTGCACAATCTCCAAATGCAAAAATAGAATCATCTCTCGTTGTTTGAAGTGTTGTATGAACTAATAGTTGATTAATGCTATTCGTTTCCAATCCATCTATTTTTTTTAAGAAGTCAGGCGCTTTAACACCGGCCGCCCATACGACTAACGCTGAAGGAACAAATCGTTTAGTGTGCGTCGTTACCCCTTTTGCTGAAACCGAAGTTACACGCTCCCCCATATAAAGATGCACACGTAATTTACGTAATTCCAATTCTACGGAATGTGATAATTTTTTAGGCAGTGCTGGAAGTAAGCGAGGACTTGCTTCAATGATGGATATTTTAATATCTCGATCAGGATTGACGCGATCAATGCCGTATGCAGTCATTTCACGTGTAGCTTTATGAAGTTCTGCTGCAAGCTCTACGCCTGTAGCGCCCGCACCTACGATGACCACTTCAAGTTGGCCTGGCTGAATCGCCTTTTTTTGTGTTTGTGCTTTTAAAATAGCATGGTGTAATTTTTGATGAAATACTTCAGCTTGCTCTTGTGTATCTAATGCAATCGAATGTTCCGCCGCACCCTTGATGCCAAAATCATTGGTAGTGCTGCCTACAGATATAATTAATGTGTCGTATTGAAAACTTCTTCTTGGAATAATTTCTTTACCGTCTTCATCGATGTAGGGTGCAATCGATACTTCCTTCTTATGTCGATTTAATCGATCCATGCGGCCTAAACGAAAACGAAAATGATGCCAATGTGCTTGTGCCATGTATTCCAATTCATGCTTATCAGGATTCATGCTCCCCGCAGCAATCTCATGAAGAAGGGGTTTCCACACATGCGTTTTTGTGCAGTCGATAAGTGTAATTTCAGCCTTTTTCTTTTTACCAAGCGAATCACCAAGCTTTGTTGCAAGTTCTAGTCCGCCTGCACCGCCACCTACTATCACAATCTTATGCATTTCACTTCCTTAAATACAGACAATAAAAAACCACTACTGTAATTATACAGGAGTGGTTTTTTAAAATTTTCTAGAAATTATCTAGGGTTTTTGAAATTACTCGTTACCTGTAATTGTTCCTTGCGCACGAACCCATGCAATAACTTTTAACATTTCATCGACTTTAAGTCCGTTTGTAGGATCCGTAGCATCCATCACACCTAGGCCTTTTCCACCCATACCGCCGTTTGTGCCATGCCATAAAGTTTCAAACATACCTTTGTTTGTGGCATCTTTAGGATAACGGAATGTTGGGCCAATGAGACCTGGGCCTACTTGACCCTTTGCATCGCCACCATGACATTGAGTGCATGAATAAAGTCCAAAAAGCTTTTTACCTTTTGCAACCGCTTCTGCATTACCCACATAAGAATTTTTACCAGTCGCTAAAAATTCTTTTGCTGCCGGCGTATCAAAGAGTGCTGGATCAAGTTTAAATGTACTTCCATCTGTTGTTTTTACAAATGAAACATCAGCAGATGCGATACCTGCAATTGTCATCATAGAAACTAAAAGTGATGACATGAGTACTTTTTTTACTAACATAATTTCTCCTAAAAATTGCGTTAATCTTGAAGGGTGTTCGCTCCAAAATATAAATTCTAATAAGCTGTTTTATCTTCCAAAAAATCTAAGAAAACATACAGCAATGTTACTCATTTTTTGTTATAAAGTCACCCTTTTAGAGTGACTTTTTTAACTTTACTTACCTGTCTTATCGCCCAGAACGACTGGCACATGAGGGATGCCATAATCATCTAAAATTTTTAAAATTTTAGATTGATTTCTATCAAGCGCACCTTGGACCATTTCCATGCGGTCTTTATCTTTCTTTCTAACTGCGAGAGAAATATTAAATTCTGCTTGACCCTTTTGAGTGTCAAATGAATTTCGTTCAGATTTAAACGCAGGAAGCGGAACAACCACTAAAGGCTCCTTAGCTTTTTTTGCATAGTAGCCTCCTAGAGGTCCCCATATAATAGCAACATCAATTTTTCCTGCGACTAAATCATCGATCATATGGCCTGGCGGTAAATTTAGATCTCTTTGTAATCGGTAAGGACGAGCATTCGCCATAAGATCATAATCGCGCAATGGAATGGTCGGTGGGCTTTCACCTACGATACCAATAATACCTTTTCTTAAGTCTTCCGAATTCCAATCCTTTATATTGTAGTTACTTGATTTTCGATACACGAATACATAGCCAGAGCGATAATAAGGTTTGGAGGTACGTAATGTATCCACATCTGATCCCATCCCAATAATCACATCACAGCGTTGCGCATTAATCGTGTTTCTTAAATAGCCCTGACGATCGAGCCAAAATTCATAAGTCAGTTCTTTACCTAAATCTTTTGCTAAAACTTCTGCAATTTTATTTTCAAAGCCCTCGCCTTTTTGATTTGAGTAAGGCAAATTTTCTGGGTCAGCGCACACTCTAAATTCTTTATCCGTAGGAGTTCGATATGGCATCCCAGGTAAACCATCTTCACGGTCCTGTCCTACAGCAAACGCATTCCCTACAAAAGCTAAATTCATTACATATAAAAACATTACTATTTTTTTAAACATTTTTTTTCCTTACCAGTTAAATATCAAGGGCCCTATAAAAAAACACCCCGCTCGAAAGCGGGGTGTTTATAGGACATACTAACTAACAGTTAGTTCTATAAAAAATCTTTCGATTAATTATAGGCTAAATACTGTTAAAGCACCGCCGCCAGGAGCAGCATTGTACTTAGTAAGTTCAGCATAACCACCAGCAGCGCCAAGAGCGTCTGTTGGGTTAGTTAAGCCAAGGTTCATTGCAACGCCAGCCCAACCACCGATGCCTGATAAAACGCCAACGTGTTGTTTGCCACCGTTTGTGTATGTGAATGCATTACCAATCACACCTGAACCAACTTGGAATTTCCAAAGTTCTTTACCTGTCTTAGCGTCAAGAGCTTTGAACCAACGATCAAGAGTTCCGTAGAATACTAAGTCTGAAGCAGTATTTAAAGAACCACCCCAAGCTGAGAACTTCTCTTTGTTGTACCAAGCTTTTTTGTTAGTCATTGGATCATAAGCAGCAAAGCCACCCATTACACCGTCTGGACCAGCAAACATCGTTAATGTTGCACCAACCCATGGTTGACCTGCTACATACTTAGACTCAACTGGTTCGTATGTCATACATACGTGGTTAAGTGGTGAGTAGATAAGGCCAGTCTTAGGTGAGTAAGATGCTGGTTGTTGATCTTTTGTACCCAATGCAGCTGGGCATACACCCTTAGCATTGTAGTCTTGGTGTGTAGAAGCTGTAGCTAACTTGTTAGGTACACCAGATTTTTTGTCAATGTCAGTTGCCCAGTTAACAAATGGATGTACTTTTTCTGCAGCAACTAAAACGCCGTTGTCAGCTTGCCATGTGTAAGCAAAACCGTTACGGTCATGGTGCCATGCGTATGTCTTACCACCATTGTCAAATAAGATCACTTCGTTAATACCGTCGTAATCCCACTCGTCATGTGGAGTCATTTGCATACCCCAGCGTGCAACGCCAGTGTTTAAGTCACGAGCGAAAACAGTCATAGACCATTTATTGTCGCCTGGACGTACATCTGGATTCCAAACTGATGGGTTACCTGTACCGTAGTACACTAAGTTTGTTTTTGGATCATATGGCCACCAGCCCCAAACAGAGCCACCACCATGTTGCCAACCATCTTTAACTGCTTGTGGTTTCAACCATGTTTTAACGCCAAGATCTTTTTCACCGCCTTTTAACTTAGCAGTATCAATTTTCTTGAATGAACCGCCTTGTTTGTTACCACCATTAACGTCTTCATAGACTGATAATGCTGAGTAAAGTGGTGTGTCTTTGTTAAAGTCTTTGCCGATTAATACTTCAGCATCAGGACCTGTTGAGTAAGCTTTCCAAGCTAACTTGCCGTCTAAAGTATAAGCTGCGATAAAGCAACGAACACCGAATTCAGCACCAGAACAACCTGTTAAAACTTTGTCTTTAATTACGTGTGGAGCGTTTGTGTTTGTAGCACCAACTTTAGGGTCAGTGATTTTAGCGTCCCAAATCTTTTTACCTGACTTAGCATCCAAAGCAACTAATGTACCGTCGTTTTGTTGTAAGAAGATTTTACCGTCGCCATAACCAAGAC from Candidatus Methylopumilus universalis harbors:
- a CDS encoding NAD(P)/FAD-dependent oxidoreductase codes for the protein MHKIVIVGGGAGGLELATKLGDSLGKKKKAEITLIDCTKTHVWKPLLHEIAAGSMNPDKHELEYMAQAHWHHFRFRLGRMDRLNRHKKEVSIAPYIDEDGKEIIPRRSFQYDTLIISVGSTTNDFGIKGAAEHSIALDTQEQAEVFHQKLHHAILKAQTQKKAIQPGQLEVVIVGAGATGVELAAELHKATREMTAYGIDRVNPDRDIKISIIEASPRLLPALPKKLSHSVELELRKLRVHLYMGERVTSVSAKGVTTHTKRFVPSALVVWAAGVKAPDFLKKIDGLETNSINQLLVHTTLQTTRDDSIFAFGDCAACPIDGTDQFVPPRAQAAHQQASLLFKSMKMRVKGKVNLPQYIYKDYGSLVNMGEYSTVGNLMGSLMGGSMFIEGFIARLMYQSLYKMHLMALHGFMSTALQTLARIITRRTEAQVKLH
- a CDS encoding c-type cytochrome, translated to MLVKKVLMSSLLVSMMTIAGIASADVSFVKTTDGSTFKLDPALFDTPAAKEFLATGKNSYVGNAEAVAKGKKLFGLYSCTQCHGGDAKGQVGPGLIGPTFRYPKDATNKGMFETLWHGTNGGMGGKGLGVMDATDPTNGLKVDEMLKVIAWVRAQGTITGNE
- a CDS encoding quinoprotein dehydrogenase-associated putative ABC transporter substrate-binding protein, whose product is MNLAFVGNAFAVGQDREDGLPGMPYRTPTDKEFRVCADPENLPYSNQKGEGFENKIAEVLAKDLGKELTYEFWLDRQGYLRNTINAQRCDVIIGMGSDVDTLRTSKPYYRSGYVFVYRKSSNYNIKDWNSEDLRKGIIGIVGESPPTIPLRDYDLMANARPYRLQRDLNLPPGHMIDDLVAGKIDVAIIWGPLGGYYAKKAKEPLVVVPLPAFKSERNSFDTQKGQAEFNISLAVRKKDKDRMEMVQGALDRNQSKILKILDDYGIPHVPVVLGDKTGK
- a CDS encoding PQQ-dependent dehydrogenase, methanol/ethanol family; this encodes MKINKIKLALGLVAGLSVAMPMIASAAADQEKAIASSDNWAAPRGDYSNQAYSKLTQINQGNVKNLKAAWTFATGVNRGHEGSPLVIGNMMYVHTAFPNNIYALDLNDNQKIVWSYFPKQDPSVQAVLCCDNVSRGLGYGDGKIFLQQNDGTLVALDAKSGKKIWDAKITDPKVGATNTNAPHVIKDKVLTGCSGAEFGVRCFIAAYTLDGKLAWKAYSTGPDAEVLIGKDFNKDTPLYSALSVYEDVNGGNKQGGSFKKIDTAKLKGGEKDLGVKTWLKPQAVKDGWQHGGGSVWGWWPYDPKTNLVYYGTGNPSVWNPDVRPGDNKWSMTVFARDLNTGVARWGMQMTPHDEWDYDGINEVILFDNGGKTYAWHHDRNGFAYTWQADNGVLVAAEKVHPFVNWATDIDKKSGVPNKLATASTHQDYNAKGVCPAALGTKDQQPASYSPKTGLIYSPLNHVCMTYEPVESKYVAGQPWVGATLTMFAGPDGVMGGFAAYDPMTNKKAWYNKEKFSAWGGSLNTASDLVFYGTLDRWFKALDAKTGKELWKFQVGSGVIGNAFTYTNGGKQHVGVLSGIGGWAGVAMNLGLTNPTDALGAAGGYAELTKYNAAPGGGALTVFSL